The following DNA comes from Spirochaetota bacterium.
ATATCCCCTCTGATATTGTTGATATTGGGAATTCCGGAACCTCGCTTTACATTGGTCTTGGCCTTGCATCCCTTGTGAAAGGATTTACAGTATTTACCGGTGACCATCAGATGAGAAATCGCCCAGCAGATGCGCTTTTGAAATCTATCACAGACCTAAGGGGTAATGCTTTTTCAACGAGAGGTAATGGAAAGCCTCCAATTATCATTAAGGGGAAAATAAGGGGGGGAGAAACGAGTATTAAAGCTGTGACCTCACAGTATCTGACATCCCTTTTGATCGCGTCCCCGCTTGCCAGTGATAATACCATCATAAAAGTACCTCTTTTAAATGAAATGCCCTATGTTGTAATGACACTTGGCTGGTTGGATAAATTAGGCATTAAATATGCTAATAAGGATTTCAAGGAGTTCCATATAACTGGAAATCAAGGATATATGGCCTTCAGCGAACAAATTCCAGCTGATTTTTCCTCTGCAACGTTCCCACTTGTAGCTGCGGCAATTACAGGTTCGGAACTAATTTTGAAAGGTCTAGATTTTAACGATACTCAAGGAGACAAGGAGGTTATTGATATATTAAAAGAGATGGGAGCTAAAATTGAGATTGGGGATAATTTTATAAGAATAGACGGGGGCAAACTTAAGGGTGGTACCTTTGATCTGAATTCTATCCCAGATTCGCTGCCAGCGCTTGCAGTAGCTGGATGCATTGCAGACGGCGAGACAAGACTTGTCAATGTGCCTCAAGCCAGATTAAAGGAAACCGATAGAATTTCGGTGATGAATGATGAGTTAAAGAAGATGGGAGCTGATGTTGAGGAACTTGATGATGGAATAATTATTAAGAGGTGCGACCTGAAAGGAGCTAAAGTAGATGGGCATAGCGATCACCGTGTTGTTATGTCGCTATCACTGGCAGGACTGATGGCTAATGGAGAAACGATTATAGACACCGCTGAATCAGTCTCAATAACCTTTCCAAATTTTTTGCAACTGATGAAATCAATAGGCAGCGACATACAAATTATGGAGGAGTAATATATGGCTGTTAGGGGAGTAAGAGGCGCTACCACTGTGAAGTCGAATATAAGAGAAGAGATTGTTGAAAAAACAAGTGAGTTATTAGAATTGATTGTCGAAAAAAATGACATCGATCTACAAGATATAGCATCGGTTATACTCTCAGTGACTGATGATATTAATGCGGAGTTCCCTGCAGTAGCTGCTCGCGATTTAGGGTGGATTTATACACCACTACTATGCACTAGGGAGATTCCAATAAAGGGGAGTTTAAAAAATTGTATAAGGGTGCTTATGCATGTAAACTCAGATAAAGATCAGGAAAGCATGATCCATGTTTATCTACACAACGCAAATCAATTAAGGCCCGATCTTGACACTAATAAAAGGGATAAGTATTATACCTCCGGCAAGTAACAGGCATCTCAGAATATTAATTATTCGATTCAGCTCAATAGGAGATATAGTTCTCACAACTCCCCTAATCAGATCCATTAAAAAGAAATATCCCAATGCCTTGATCGATTATCTAACCCTGGATGAATACAGCAGCATATTGAAGTATAATCCCTACATAGATAGATTAATTTTAATAAACAGAGATGAAGGATATGCAGGCTTAATCAAGGGAGTAGCAAAGCTTCGAGATAATGGATACACACATATCCTTGACCTGCATAGAAGCCTACGAAGCCTTATCTTCAGGAGATTTATTAAAGCTGTTGCTAAGCAAGCATTAAAGAAGCGCTATATCAAGAGATTATTGCTAATAAATGCAGGGATAAATCTATACAACAAACCCTATTCAATAATAAATAGATATTTTGATGTTGCTAGATTACTGGATATCTCACTGGAGGGTAAAACAGAGATATGGATTGATAATGATAAATTAGCAAATGCCTTAGTGGGGATCAGCATAAAACTTAGGAACAATCTTTCTCAAAATCCTGATATTACTAGTAGTATAATAAGAATAGAGAAGGGTGTGATACAGAGGGATAGAGAAATGATTGTATCCATTATGCCCTTTGCGAAATGGAACACTAAGGAATGGGGAGATTCAAAATTTATTGAGCTTGGATGTAGAATATCTGAAAAGAAGGGATCCAGGATTTTTGTGCTTGGTGGAGAGAGGGATAAACTGAGGTCTGAGAAGATAGCTACAGGGATCGGCCATAAAGCAATTTCGCTTGCCGGAAAATTATCCCTCCTAGAGACAGCAATGGCTCTTTCAATTTCGGACTGTCTTATCACCAATGATACTGGTGTGATGCATATAGGCGGATCTGTTTCAATTCCTGTGATCGCCATTTTTGGATCAACAACAGAAGAGTTGGGATTTTTCCCCTATAATATGGAGGATGATGTAATTCAGATATCATTGAATTGCCGTCCCTGCAGCGCGAAGGGGCGTTTGGCATGTCCGAAAGAGCACTTTAGGTGTATGAATGATATAACCGTTGATATGGTATATTCAGCAATGATTAAACATATGTAATGAAACTCTCACCAGCTCTTCTTGTTATTTTATCCACCTTAACAAATATTGGAAGGTGAAATTGAATGGGTAAACATCGATGGAGTATGAAGGGATGTTATCAAGTAATTTTTGTTATAGTTATGAATGATTCAAAAGAATAGGATAACGCAATTTAAAGCTGGAGATCGAGGGTATTACAACTAACAGTGCGGGAAGTAACACTTCTAGGCATCAAAAACTAAATTCCGAAGGCACTTCCATTTTATATTTTTGTGTTATTATTTCGTTAATAATCTTTGCCACTATAGATGGCTTATCAATAACAAAATAATGCCCGCCATCTTCAACTTCAATAAGTTCAACTGAGTCAGAAAACAGTCACCAATTATCGAATCTTTTTTATATTTCTTGGTAAATGAATCAACATTGCCAATTATATTATAAATTGGCACATTCAATTTAACCTGATCATGTTTATTGTATATTTCAGTAAAATATTTGAAAGCAATATCAGTATCTCGTCTAAATTTTTTTATAATAATGTTTAACGTCTCACTGGATACATCCTCACTGAAAGCGCCAAGATTTTTCATAATTTTGTATATTCTTTTATCACTAATATATTTCCAGGGATTAATAAATTGTATAATATTTGAAGTCCTTGAAATTAAAATAGCCGCCCCCAGGATTACACAGACCAGTTCTCCCTCTGTTTGCTGAATCAATTTTGAAATCTCTAAAGCTAAAGCGCTGCCTGCACAATTTCCATAAACGATAATAGGAGTTGATATATTATTTGTTATTTCCTTGACGCATTCTATAGCAATTTTTTGAATAAAATTGCCACAAGTTTCCTCATATGATATATCATACCCCGGCAGAGCGATTGAATATAATGCGATCCTGTCATTCAGGGAAGAAATCTCACATGCTAGGTTTTGATATGCTGTGCCTACCCCACCTGCATATGGAATACAGATAATGGATATTTTTTTATTCTTTCCACAATCGTTTAATTCAAATAATATTTTATAATCGTTATTATACCCATAACTTATATGATTTGCTATCTTTTTGATAGTATCTTTCTCGTAAACTAGGGAATTATAGTAAAATATAACATTTAAATTATCGCCTGGAAAAACAATAATATTAAAATCATAATTAGTCTGTTTGTAAATACTTATATGCTCTATGCTATAGCCAATCCGGTCCTTTAGTTCTCCATTAATAAAAAACAGTCTAACAATCTCCTCGCTTGGATAATTTTCAAATGCCAATATATGATCCATTAAGCTTCTATTAGTTGAAAAAAGTGATTGTATGAGATATAATGGGCAGTATTCATATCCTAATGATGTTGTTGTATTCTGATGCACTATTTGTAAAAGTTGAGTAAAACTATACCCTTTCTCTGCTTTTATCCTTACAGGTAGAGTATTCAATAATAATCCAATTATTTTTTCTATATCTTCAATTTCTGCAGTTCGAGCAGACACTACTGTGCCATACACAACATCATCTGTATTGTTATATTTTTGGAGTGATATCCCCCAGATCGTCTTAAATACTATATTAATTGTTGTATGATTAGCTTTGGCAATGTTATTTAAACTGGTTGTCAATTCCTCATCTATAATAAATTTGTATTCTTTCGCTCTATATTCATCTTTTTTTTGCTTTTGGATCTTTGGTAAAGTCGCTATTTGTTCATATCCTGTAAGGTATTCCCTCCAGTATTCCATTCCCTTTTCTATGTTTTGCTTGCTTAGCCATAAGATATAGTACTTGTAAGGAGGTCTATTTATTTCAGGGAGAACTTCATTATTTTTCAAGGCATTATAAATAATTAACATATCCCCTAT
Coding sequences within:
- the aroH gene encoding chorismate mutase; amino-acid sequence: MAVRGVRGATTVKSNIREEIVEKTSELLELIVEKNDIDLQDIASVILSVTDDINAEFPAVAARDLGWIYTPLLCTREIPIKGSLKNCIRVLMHVNSDKDQESMIHVYLHNANQLRPDLDTNKRDKYYTSGK
- the aroA gene encoding 3-phosphoshikimate 1-carboxyvinyltransferase, encoding MKFLVKPSKLHGAVNIPGSKSHTIRALAFALLAEGESIIKHPLNSADTRSCIDMVERFGAEVCIEENSWRVKGKGGELDIPSDIVDIGNSGTSLYIGLGLASLVKGFTVFTGDHQMRNRPADALLKSITDLRGNAFSTRGNGKPPIIIKGKIRGGETSIKAVTSQYLTSLLIASPLASDNTIIKVPLLNEMPYVVMTLGWLDKLGIKYANKDFKEFHITGNQGYMAFSEQIPADFSSATFPLVAAAITGSELILKGLDFNDTQGDKEVIDILKEMGAKIEIGDNFIRIDGGKLKGGTFDLNSIPDSLPALAVAGCIADGETRLVNVPQARLKETDRISVMNDELKKMGADVEELDDGIIIKRCDLKGAKVDGHSDHRVVMSLSLAGLMANGETIIDTAESVSITFPNFLQLMKSIGSDIQIMEE
- a CDS encoding thioesterase domain-containing protein, coding for MFYYNSLVYEKDTIKKIANHISYGYNNDYKILFELNDCGKNKKISIICIPYAGGVGTAYQNLACEISSLNDRIALYSIALPGYDISYEETCGNFIQKIAIECVKEITNNISTPIIVYGNCAGSALALEISKLIQQTEGELVCVILGAAILISRTSNIIQFINPWKYISDKRIYKIMKNLGAFSEDVSSETLNIIIKKFRRDTDIAFKYFTEIYNKHDQVKLNVPIYNIIGNVDSFTKKYKKDSIIGDCFLTQLNLLKLKMAGIILLLISHL
- a CDS encoding glycosyltransferase family 9 protein is translated as MTLIKGISIIPPASNRHLRILIIRFSSIGDIVLTTPLIRSIKKKYPNALIDYLTLDEYSSILKYNPYIDRLILINRDEGYAGLIKGVAKLRDNGYTHILDLHRSLRSLIFRRFIKAVAKQALKKRYIKRLLLINAGINLYNKPYSIINRYFDVARLLDISLEGKTEIWIDNDKLANALVGISIKLRNNLSQNPDITSSIIRIEKGVIQRDREMIVSIMPFAKWNTKEWGDSKFIELGCRISEKKGSRIFVLGGERDKLRSEKIATGIGHKAISLAGKLSLLETAMALSISDCLITNDTGVMHIGGSVSIPVIAIFGSTTEELGFFPYNMEDDVIQISLNCRPCSAKGRLACPKEHFRCMNDITVDMVYSAMIKHM